The Myxococcota bacterium DNA segment CGTTGGGCAAGGAGATGCAGGCCTTCGCGCGCGGGCGCGCGAGCGCGGGCGCCGAGGCCGAGAAAACCGCCTCGACCGAGTATCTCGCCAAGATGGCCGCGGAGCCCGGCGCCACCACGGGCAACGGCGGCTACATCGTGCGCACGCTGACCGAGGGCACGGGTCCGAGCCCGGCCGCCACCGACACCGTGAAGGTCCACTACCACGGCACGCTGCGCGACGGCACCGTGTTCGACAGCTCGGTGCAGCGCGGCGAGCCCGCGGAGTTCCCGCTGAACGGCGTGATTCCCTGCTGGACCTTCGCGCTGCAGCAGATGAAGGTCGGCGGCAAGTACAAGCTGACCTGCCCCTCGGACATCGCCTACGGCGACCGCGGCTCACCGCCGGCGATCAAGCCCGGGGCGGCGCTCACGTTCGAGATCGAGCTCCTGTCGGTGACTCCCGCCGCGGCGCCGCAGATGACGCCCACGCCGAGCCCGGCTCCGGACGCG contains these protein-coding regions:
- a CDS encoding FKBP-type peptidyl-prolyl cis-trans isomerase is translated as MGRSLGIALAAVAFLAGCQPAKPPEPKLDSDDSKAIYALGLLIAERIDQFNLTESELAIFESGVRDGVLKRDKKVDPKTLGKEMQAFARGRASAGAEAEKTASTEYLAKMAAEPGATTGNGGYIVRTLTEGTGPSPAATDTVKVHYHGTLRDGTVFDSSVQRGEPAEFPLNGVIPCWTFALQQMKVGGKYKLTCPSDIAYGDRGSPPAIKPGAALTFEIELLSVTPAAAPQMTPTPSPAPDAPKGKKKK